The genomic segment GTCACGTTCTTCGAGCCGCTGCGGGTCTTCGCGCCGCTCGCCTTCACCCTCCTCGGCCTCGGGACGGTGAAGTTCGTCTACGACGTGGCGGTCGGCGCGATCACCGACGGCGACCCGTTCCGGCTCAGCATCAACACGATCCTGCTGATCATCACCGGGCTGATCCTGTTCAGCCTCGGGTTGCTGGCGGACCTGATCGTCCGCACCCACCGCCACACCTCGTCGGGCTGAGGCGGACCGCCGCACCCCGGTCGACGGCCCGCTCCCTCACGCCGGGGGGACGGCGCCGAAGGGCAGGCAGGCCTGGGCGAAGCCCTGTCCGAACGGGGTGATCTGGATCGACCGCCGGATCGTCTTGGTGCGGCCCCGCCCCATCGCCTCGACCACCTCGGGCTGGGCCTCGAGGACCTGGTAGACCGACGGGTCGCGCAGCTCCTCGCGGCTGAACCACACCAGGCCGAGCCGCTCGAGGTTGTTCAGGTAGGCGGGCACCCGGTCCACGAAGTGCAGGCCCGCCTCCGCCCCGATCATGTTGAGGCCGGGCGCGACCAGCTGGGAGGAGCCGGGGAACGGCGATGCGGTGCGGACGTCGACGGCCGGCTGGGACCCCTCGGTCGCCAGCAGCCGGAGGATGCGGGCCTCGTCCGGCGCGAGCTCGTCGAGGATGCGGGCATAGGCCGGGTGGAACGGCTCGTCGTACTCGACGTCGGCGGAGGCCTCGAGCAGGGCGGCGCCCTTCTCCCGCAGCGCGCGGGCCGAGACCGTCGATGCGGCCTCCTCGTCCAGCTCCGGTCGGCCGTCCGGGTTGACCTCCGGCATCTGGAAGCCGACGACCTTCCCGGCCTCGTCGACGATGCCGAGGAGGTCCCTGGCCTGGTCGCGCAGCGCCTCGGCGGCGTCGTCGATCAGGTGCGTCGCGGTCTCCCCGTCCATGGCGGCCTTCACGACCCGGCTGCCGAT from the Euzebya sp. genome contains:
- a CDS encoding DUF4393 domain-containing protein: MHDEPRPAPDAVIDLPARTPRTDPPPERPTLLSAGVGLARLTAGASIRLGRWGVTAGVRIGSRVVKAAMDGETATHLIDDAAEALRDQARDLLGIVDEAGKVVGFQMPEVNPDGRPELDEEAASTVSARALREKGAALLEASADVEYDEPFHPAYARILDELAPDEARILRLLATEGSQPAVDVRTASPFPGSSQLVAPGLNMIGAEAGLHFVDRVPAYLNNLERLGLVWFSREELRDPSVYQVLEAQPEVVEAMGRGRTKTIRRSIQITPFGQGFAQACLPFGAVPPA